The Pseudomonas sp. LFM046 region AGCGGCAGTCTCGGCGAGCTTCTGGTGGGTACGCCTGCGGCGCCACAGTTCGGCATCGCCGCGACGCCGCTGGCCATGCCGGCGCTCACCTCGGACGGGGTGACGGTCACCTATACGCGGGAGGGCGATACCCTGGTGGCCAAGGCCGGCAGCGATACCGTCTTCACCCTGAAGGTGGAAAGCAACGGCAATTACACCTTCACCCTGCTCGGCCCGCTGGATCACCCCGCTGGCGTGGGCAACGACGAACAGCTCCTCACCCTGAACCTCACTGGCGCGCTGCAGGCCAGCAATGGCTCGGGCAACTTGCCACTGGCGGGGGACCTGCTGATCCAGGTCGAGGATGATGTGCCGGCGATCGTCGCGGCCTCCAACCTCGTCTACTCCAACGGCGCCAATCCGGGCGGCGGGACGGGGATATTCCTCTACAGCACCGGTGCCGATACCCGGGGCAGCGGGCCGTACTCGGCCTCCGACTCGGACTTCACGCCGATCGGCCTCAGCGGCAGCGTGGGTGGGAACGCGATCTCGGCGTCTTCGGTGATCTGGGTATCGGAGTCCGCGACCACGGCGACCTTCGACATCACCTTCAGCTATGCCCCCAATCCGGCCAACCCCAACACGCTGGCAGAGGCCAATGGCACCCTGGTGTTCGACAAGGTCAACGGCACCTACTCGGTGTCGCTGGACCAGCCCATCCAGAGTTTCACCATCTTCCAGACCAGCAACTCGATCAGCATTACCGGCTACGAGGCGAACGGTACGGTGCCGGACAGTAGCCAGCCGGATGTGTCGGTGGTGAAACTGGATAACGACTTCTTCGTCCAGTACACCAGCTCTGCCGAACCCGGCGGCGGTACCGGTAACAACAATCTCCGCGCCGGCAACGTCGACCCCACGGAGTTCAGCGACGGTGAGCTGTTCAGCCAGTCGCCTTCCTGGGTCAGCGTGAGCAACACGGCCAACGGCGTGGGCGGCGACACCATTGGCAAGGGTGAGGTGCTGGACCTCAACTTCTACACCTCCGATCCCAAGGGCGCGCTGGGCGTCACGCCCGATGCCCGTGCCGCCGGGATGTTCCTCAAGTTCGACAATATCGGTAATACCGAGGACATCGTGGTGGTGCTCAAGCTGATCGGCCCCGGTGGGGTCCCGACCACCCGGGCACTGGTGGTGAACAGCGCAGACATCATCACCGCCAACAGCGTGGCGCTGGCCGCCTATGGCATCACCCTGGACAACAATGACGGGGCCATCATCATCGAGGGCAACGACTTCAACGCCCCCGGAGAGAACTGGCAGATCTACGGCGCGCAGATTCTCACCAGCGTCGAGGGCATCACCACCTCCAGCGCCATCAACTTCAACTCGGGACTCGGTGAGAGTGGCGCCTCGGATGTTTCCAATGGCATCAGCTTCACGGCCGGTGAGACGGATAACGATGTCATCAAGGTGTCGGATATCGGTTTCATCACCACCGAGAGCAACACGGTGGACACCGATCTGGACTTCCAGGTAGGCGTTCGCGATGCCGACGGCGATACGGCGCCGACCCAGGTGCTGCATGTGACGATGGAGGCGGGCAGCACCTTCATCGGCACCGCCACCGCCGACGTGATCCATGGCACCACCGGCAATGACACCCTCCAGGGCAATGGAGGGAACGATGTGCTGGTGGGCGGATTGGGGAACGACACGCTGGATGGCGGCGCGGGCATCGACACCGCGTCCTACGAAGGGGCCACGGCGGGTGTCACGGTCAACCTCTCGCTGCTTGGCCAGCAGAACACCGTCGGCGCCGGTTTGGATACGTTGGTGAATATCGAGAACCTGAAGGGTTCGGGGCTGGATGACACACTGATCGGCAACAGCAACGACAACCTGCTTGTGGGTAATGGCGGCTCTGACCACCTGACCGGCGGTGCCGGGGCGGACACCTTCAAGTGGCTGCTGGGCGACACGGGCACCACCACCATCACCGACTTCACGCCGGGTGTGGACAAGCTGGACCTGTCGCAGCTGCTGACCGGTGAACACAGCAATGCGGGCAGTCTGGACGATTTCCTGACGATGTCGTTCGGCACCAACACCACCATCACGGTGGACAGCAACTCGACCGCCAATCCGGGGGGAACCGGGCAGAGTGTCGTCCTGGAAGGGGTGAACCTGCAGGCCGCCTATTCGGCGCCGGACACGGCCTCGGTGATCACGCATATGCTCAATGACGGTACTTTGAAAGTGGACGCCTAGCGAAAGCTGCGAGACGGCCCGCTCCTCCTTGGGAGCGGGCCTGGCGCCAGATAGGAGAGGGGAGGGAGGGAACCATGGTTTATGTGCAACGCGACGAGAAAGGCAGGGTTCTGCGGGTGGAGCACGAACCCTTCGAGAGCATGACCCAGAGCATGTCTTCCAACGACCCGGAGGTGCGGACCTGGTTTGCCAGCCGCAGCCTCCATGACCACCTGATGTCGTTGCAGCATTCAGACCTGGAGCTGATTCGAGTGATCGAGGATCTGGTTCAGGTGCTGGTGAGCAAGGGGGTGATGAACTACACCGACCTGCCGGGTGCCGCCCGCAACAAGCTTCAGCACCGTGCCGTCACCCGCGCCAAGGTGGGTGACCTGGATGGCCTGGTCACGGATGAGTCGCGGCTGCCGTACTGAATCTGTTCGCTTCGCTCCGGCATGAGCGTGGCCGTGCCGGTCAATGTCCTGCCGGGGATGCGTTCCTGGCGGGGGAGGCCCAACGATTCCCCGTGCGTTGTCAGGCCTCGCAGGCTCTAACCCGACCGGGACGGCTCGCCTCCAGGCGCTCCGCAGGTCTCCATCACTCGCCACTCCACGGCGCCGGTGCTCCGATCAGGCGGCCCATCGCGCCTTTGATTCCCAGCTCTCGCAGCACATCCAGTTCTCCCTGGGTCTCCACCATTTCGGCGATCAGGGGCAGGTCGATGCTGTTGGTGGCGCGGAACAGGGCTTCGATGAACAGGCGCTTGTCACTCTCCTGGTCGATGGCGCGGATATAGGTGGCGTCGATCTTCAGGTAAGCCAGGCCCAGGTGGGCGAGGTTGCCGATCAGGCTGAAGCGTCCACCGAAGTGCTGCAGGCCGAGGCTGTAGCCGGTTTCACGGATGGCCTGGCAGACCTGCCCCAGTTCAGCAGCCGGCGGCAGGTGGCGTTCGTCCAGTTCCAGGGTGAGCAAGGGTGCCTGCTGCGGATGGGATTTGAGCAGGGCCAGCAGGCGTTCGCGGTTGCTGGTTTCGCGCAGGCTGGCGGCCGACAGGCTGAGGGCGATGGGCGCAGGGTGCTGTTCCAGGTGCGCCAGGCAGTGTTCGAGCATGGCCAGGTCAAAGCGCGGGCCCCAGCCCAGGCGTTCGATCCAGGGCAGGAAGCGACCGGCGGCCACGGCTTCGCCCTGGGGATCGAGCAGGCGAGCCAGTACCTTCTGGTGCAGGGCTTCGGCGGGGTTGGTGCACAGGCCCACCGGCTGGAAATACAGGCGCAGCTTGCCCTTGTTCAGCGCGTCGTCGATCCAGTCGCGCCAGTCGTGCAGGCTCTGGCCCGGCGCCGCGTCGTAGTCGTCCAGGCGCAGCCACGGCTGATCGGGGTTCTGCGAAGCCTGGGCCAGGGCCTGGTCCGCCCGGCTCATCACCTGCTGGGCCGCCTCTCCGGGGCGGTAGGCGGAGATGCCGAGGAAGCCAACCGGGCTGCGGTCGCTGGCTCCGGTGCTGTAGAGGTTTTCCAGCTGGTCGGAGAGTTCCCGGGCCAGTTGCTCGGCGTCGTCGCCGGTCAGGCCGGGGGTGAGCAGCGAGAATTCGCCACCGCGGCTGCGGGAGGCCAGCCAGTCGGCGGTGCCGCGTTGATGCATCAGGCCGCCGAGGATTTCGCCGACGTCGCGGATCAGGGCGTCGGTGCGCTGGCCGCCGAGGCGTTGGTTGAGGCCGCCGAGGTCATTGACCCGCAGGAGGAGGAGGTAGCCAGCGGCGTTCTGCTCGTTGGGCACCAGCTGGTTGGCCAGGCGGATATCGAATTGCCGGCGGTTGGCGAGGCCGGTGAGGCTGTCCTGGTAGGCCTCCTCCCGCAGGCGTTCGCTGCGTGCGGCTTCTTCGGCGAAGAGGTTGCGCAGCTTGTCCACCATCTGGTTCATGGCCAGCACCACGCGGCGCAGCTCGGGTGTGCGCGGCACCTTGGGCAGGGCGAGGAATTCCCGCCGGCTGATGGCTTCCGCCTGTTGCACCATGTTGTCCAGCGGGCGCAGCTGGGTGCGCAGCAGCCAGGCGCCCACCAGGGCGCTGATGACCCCGCAAAGCATCAGCCAGGCGAGGCTGCCGATGGCGCTGTCCCACAGCTTGGCGAGGGCGAACTGGGGATGGCTGAACACTTCCACCCGCGCGGCCTGTTGCCAGCCGCGCATGATCAGGGCATCCCCGCCCTGGGGGCGCAGGTTCACGAGGTGGGCGAACCAGGCCGGCACGTTCTCGGTGCTGGCGGTGGTGCGACGCTCGGCGATCAGGCTGCCATCGGGAATGCTTACCACGCGGATACTGGCGAAGTAGCCACTGTCGAAGATGGAGCTGACCATCAGCTCGATCATCGCCGGGTCGTCCACGTGCGGCGTCATCGACAGGCCGAGGGCGGTGGCGGCGTCCTGGGCATGGGAGCGCAGCTGGCTGAGCAACTGCTCGCGTGAGCTTTCCACCCCCGCGAGGAAGCTGCCGGCAAAGGCCAGTGCGAGCAACAGGCAGATGGCCAGGAACAGTTGCTTGAGTAACGACATGGGCTAACCCTCTCCAATGGCGAAGCCTTCGGCTCTCATCTTTTTCAGCAGGTCCTGCCAGCGCGACAGTTTCTTGGTGTCACCCGCCCGCTTGCTGCCGGTATAGAGCCCCTCGGCGTTGAAGGCGTAAACCGGCAGCAGGTCGGTGCGCTGGGAGGCGGGGCGGATTTCGCCGATCAGGTTGTCCAGCACCAGGGGATCGGCGGTGGGGCTCTTGTAGTAGGTGAGCACCATGTGGGCCTGGTTCTGGCGCAGGGCCTTGACGTAGGTGATGCGCAGCTTTTCGGCGGGAATGCCGAGGCGGCGCAGGGTGAAGTATTTGGCGATGGCGTAGTCTTCGCAGTCACCCGCCCCCTTGATCAGCGCTTCCACCGGGGTGGCCCAGTAGTCGTTATCGCGCCAGGTGCGGATGTCGTCGGTAAAGCGGATCTGGCGATTGAAGAAGCGGTTCACCGCGCTCAGCTTCTCGGCTTCGGGGAGTTCGATGCTGGCCTGGATCAGTTCGCTCCAGGCGAGGATGCGCGCCTTGGCGGGGCCCAGGTTGCCGTAGCGCTGCTCGGCATTCTGGATGATCAGGTCGAAGTCCCAGTTGGCCAGGACACTGGCGAGGCACAGCAGCAGGCCGACGAGCAGGCAGCCGCCTCGCCAAGCCAGCCACGAGGGGCGTCGCAGTCCCTTTGCCAACCTCCCTTGCCCCATCAGCCTTCTCTCCCCCAAGGATGCACAGAGTCTAGGCAGGACTTGGCGGATTTGCCGGGGGTTTTCCCGGTTTCAGTGGGTGCGCAGGGTCTTCTGGCGAAGGATGTAGATGCTGACCAGCACGGCACTGGTGAGCATGAAGCCGCGCGCCCAGGGTAGGGGCACGAGGAAGCAGGAGAGGGTGATGCTGGCCCACATCAGCACCAGGGCGTACACCTTGCCCTTGAGCGGGATGCCCTGGCCTTCCAGGTAGTCGCGGATCCAGGGGCCGAGCCTGGGGTGCTCCACCAGCCAGACATAGAAACGTCGCGAGCTGCGCACGAAGCAGGCCGCGGCGAGCAGCAGGAAGGGCGTGGTGGGCAGTACTGGTACGAAAATGCCGATCACGCCCAGGGCGACACTGAGCCAGCCAATGATCAGGAGAACCATGCGCAGCGCCGGGTGGCGCTGCTGCTGGATGTCGCTGTGCGCCATGCGCGCGGTGCCTTAGTGGTGGCGGGGCTTGAGCAGGGCGGGTTTTTCTTCCGGGGCGTTGCAGAGCAGGAAGAGGGCGGTCAGCAGCTCGGGGATCTGCTCGATCATTTCGTCCACCAGGTTGCGATCCTTGGCGATCTCGGCGAACTCGGGCTGTTCGTCGAACAGGCCGGAACCCACCATGATCGGCAGCAGCAGCTCGCTGACTTCTTCCTCGGCGTTCTCGAACCAGGTTTCCTCGCGCAGGAAGACACCTTCCATGAAGCCGATGCACCAGCCGCGCAGGTCGGAATCGTCCGGCTCGTCACCCAGGTCCAGGTCGCAGGGCATTTCCGGATCTTCGTCGCTGGCCAGTTGCCGGGCGATGTGCGCCTTGAGGGCCAGCAGGGTAGTTTCGATTTCCTCGCGCTCGGCGTCGCTGCGGTAGTGCGGCGGTTCGGCGAACAGGGCGTCGATCCACTCGCGCTCGGGCACCTGGTCCGGGCAGATCGACAGGGCGGTCAGGTAGCCGTGGGTGGCCACGTAGTCCAGAGCCTCCTCGTGCAGGTCATCGGCGTCGAGAAAGGCTTGCAGGCGGGACAGTTGCTCAGCGAAGGACATCGTGGGACTACCTTGAGGAATAAACGACGCTGAATTCTAGTCGAGTGCGAGGGCTGCGGCAAAAGGCACGGCCGATAGGCGAGGGCAATTTGCCGGAGCGGCTGACGTATAATGCGCGGCTTGCTCCGGAGACCCCCATGCTCGACCAGGCACTGCGCATCCTCAAAGACGTATTCGGCTACGACGCTTTCCGCGGTAATCAGGCCGCGATCATCCAGCGCGTGGCCTCCGGGGGCGATGCCCTGGTGCTGATGCCCACCGGCGGTGGCAAGTCCCTCTGCTACCAGGTGCCGGCGCTGCTGCGCGATGGGCTGACGGTGGTGGTCTCGCCGCTGATCGCCCTGATGGAAGACCAGGTCGCCACCCTGGACGAACTGGGCGTGCCGGCCGTTGCGCTGAATTCCACGCTGTCTCCCGAGGCCCAGCGGGATATCGCCGATCGTCTGCGCGGGGGGGAGATCAAGCTGCTCTACCTCGCACCCGAGCGCCTGGTTCAGCCACGCATGCTGGCATTCCTGCAGCGCCTGCCCATCGGCCTGTTCGCCATTGACGAAGCCCACTGCGTGTCCCAGTGGGGGCACGATTTCCGTCCCGAATACCTGCAGCTGGGCCAACTGGCCGAGCTGTTCCCCAGTGTGCCGCGCATGGCGTTGACCGCGACGGCCGATATGCGTACTCGCGAGGAGATGGTTCAGCGCCTGCATTTGCAGAATGCCGAGCGTTTCCTCTCCAGCTTCGACCGGCCGAACATTTTCTACCGCATCGTCGCCAAGGATCAGCCGCGCAAGCAGCTCCTGGGGTTCCTCGCCGAGCGCCGCGGGGATGCCGGCATCGTCTACTGCATGTCGCGCAAGAAGGTGGAGGAGGTGGCGTCCTTCCTCTCCGAGCAGGGATTCCCGGCGCTGCCGTACCACGCGGGCCTGTCCAACGACCTGCGGGCGTACCACCAGAAGCGCTTCCTCAATGAGGAAGGGCTGATCATGGTCGCCACCATTGCCTTCGGCATGGGCATCGACAAGCCCAACGTGCGTTTCGTCGCTCACCTGGACCTGCCCAAGTCCCTCGAAGCCTATTACCAGGAGACAGGCCGCGCTGGCCGTGATGGCCTGCCGGCGGATGCCTGGATGGCCTACGGCCTGCAGGATGTGCTGCTGCTCAAGCAGATGCTGAGCAACTCCGAGGGCGACGAACGCCACAAGCGCATCGAGCAGCACAAGCTGGACGCCATGCTCTCCCTCTGCGAGGAGACCCGCTGCCGTCGCCAGACCCTGCTGGCCTATTTCGACGAGGAACTGCCCCAGCCCTGCGGTCATTGCGATATCTGCACCGACGGCGTGCAGACCTGGGATGCCACCGAGCCGGCGCGCCTGGCGCTGTCGGCCATCTACCGCAGCGGCCAGCGCTATGGCGTTGGCCATCTGGTGGATGTGCTGTTGGGGCGCGACAACGAAAAGGCGCGCTCCGCGGGTCATCAGCACCTGTCGGTGTTCGGTGCCGGCAAGAATCTATCGGAAGGCGAGTGGCGCACTCTCTACCGCCAGCTGGTCGCGCGCGGCTTGGCGGACGTTGACCTGGAAGT contains the following coding sequences:
- a CDS encoding YbaN family protein — translated: MAHSDIQQQRHPALRMVLLIIGWLSVALGVIGIFVPVLPTTPFLLLAAACFVRSSRRFYVWLVEHPRLGPWIRDYLEGQGIPLKGKVYALVLMWASITLSCFLVPLPWARGFMLTSAVLVSIYILRQKTLRTH
- the lapG gene encoding cysteine protease LapG yields the protein MAWRGGCLLVGLLLCLASVLANWDFDLIIQNAEQRYGNLGPAKARILAWSELIQASIELPEAEKLSAVNRFFNRQIRFTDDIRTWRDNDYWATPVEALIKGAGDCEDYAIAKYFTLRRLGIPAEKLRITYVKALRQNQAHMVLTYYKSPTADPLVLDNLIGEIRPASQRTDLLPVYAFNAEGLYTGSKRAGDTKKLSRWQDLLKKMRAEGFAIGEG
- the recQ gene encoding DNA helicase RecQ, with the protein product MLDQALRILKDVFGYDAFRGNQAAIIQRVASGGDALVLMPTGGGKSLCYQVPALLRDGLTVVVSPLIALMEDQVATLDELGVPAVALNSTLSPEAQRDIADRLRGGEIKLLYLAPERLVQPRMLAFLQRLPIGLFAIDEAHCVSQWGHDFRPEYLQLGQLAELFPSVPRMALTATADMRTREEMVQRLHLQNAERFLSSFDRPNIFYRIVAKDQPRKQLLGFLAERRGDAGIVYCMSRKKVEEVASFLSEQGFPALPYHAGLSNDLRAYHQKRFLNEEGLIMVATIAFGMGIDKPNVRFVAHLDLPKSLEAYYQETGRAGRDGLPADAWMAYGLQDVLLLKQMLSNSEGDERHKRIEQHKLDAMLSLCEETRCRRQTLLAYFDEELPQPCGHCDICTDGVQTWDATEPARLALSAIYRSGQRYGVGHLVDVLLGRDNEKARSAGHQHLSVFGAGKNLSEGEWRTLYRQLVARGLADVDLEVFGGLRLTETCRPLLRGEVSLELRRDLSTKAPKPAASAASQLVRSEEREQWEALRALRRKLAEEHSVPPYVIFPDATLLEMLRSQPRSLAEMARVSGVGARKLDRYGEAFLEVLNGAGEAPRAVTDLRHELVSLARAGMTPAQIARQLNCSEKNVYSLLAETIAGQQLSLEQALDLPEDLLGEIQDAFLDGEGELPPVAEIAELFAGRVPDGVLHCVRAALQAEFEA
- the lapD gene encoding cyclic di-GMP receptor LapD, which gives rise to MSLLKQLFLAICLLLALAFAGSFLAGVESSREQLLSQLRSHAQDAATALGLSMTPHVDDPAMIELMVSSIFDSGYFASIRVVSIPDGSLIAERRTTASTENVPAWFAHLVNLRPQGGDALIMRGWQQAARVEVFSHPQFALAKLWDSAIGSLAWLMLCGVISALVGAWLLRTQLRPLDNMVQQAEAISRREFLALPKVPRTPELRRVVLAMNQMVDKLRNLFAEEAARSERLREEAYQDSLTGLANRRQFDIRLANQLVPNEQNAAGYLLLLRVNDLGGLNQRLGGQRTDALIRDVGEILGGLMHQRGTADWLASRSRGGEFSLLTPGLTGDDAEQLARELSDQLENLYSTGASDRSPVGFLGISAYRPGEAAQQVMSRADQALAQASQNPDQPWLRLDDYDAAPGQSLHDWRDWIDDALNKGKLRLYFQPVGLCTNPAEALHQKVLARLLDPQGEAVAAGRFLPWIERLGWGPRFDLAMLEHCLAHLEQHPAPIALSLSAASLRETSNRERLLALLKSHPQQAPLLTLELDERHLPPAAELGQVCQAIRETGYSLGLQHFGGRFSLIGNLAHLGLAYLKIDATYIRAIDQESDKRLFIEALFRATNSIDLPLIAEMVETQGELDVLRELGIKGAMGRLIGAPAPWSGE
- a CDS encoding YecA family protein; translated protein: MSFAEQLSRLQAFLDADDLHEEALDYVATHGYLTALSICPDQVPEREWIDALFAEPPHYRSDAEREEIETTLLALKAHIARQLASDEDPEMPCDLDLGDEPDDSDLRGWCIGFMEGVFLREETWFENAEEEVSELLLPIMVGSGLFDEQPEFAEIAKDRNLVDEMIEQIPELLTALFLLCNAPEEKPALLKPRHH